GGAGTCATTTCTCACATTCTTCACAGACGGCTTTCCATGTCATGCAAACAAGACCACGGAGTATTCAAATCATTCATGACAGTTTCCCCAGACTGCACtgcactgaaaacaaaaatgagCACAGAATTGACTTGTGTGAAAGCAACTTTTACCACTGTGATCATGCCATGGTGAGTCTAAACATATACAACTGTTACCACTGTGATCGTGCCATGGTGAGTCTAAACATATACAACTGTTACCACTGTGATCGTGCCATGGTGAGTCTAAACATATACAACTGTTACCACTGTGATCATGCCATGGTGAGTCTaaaccaggggtctccaacacgtcgctcgcgagctaccagtagctcgccatccctttccgagtagctcgccaaaggtccaatgaattacatataaatttgtaaacctaattggtcccatcgagaaatctacttaaatttatgtccaatcaaaattcacagttgtccctccccttctaacactaaatgattattcaccaattatacaacagttagttcacaatccgactggttgagaagtgttctaaccctgcagatatgtgtgataacagcacggtattctcgttctctgtatcactccgcggccGCGTTGTCAAGCAACGGCATGTACattgtacatatattcacgataacacactccctctcgtgttctattgctcaattagctgtcaatcaaaaagttaggctgccgtcaatattgaataaaccaggggtcacccacgtcatgagtcgcccgcgggcttgttttaaaaatagctcactatagcgccatgcaccaaagcgctgcatcgtttatgtttttgctactattatagattgtccgcggttgctagcggtcttcccgcttagcaattgacactcgcacacgcaactttcgttcgccacccccccggtagccctccgcaataactggtatccaagaagtagctcccagttccaaaaaggttggagacccctggtctaaACATATACAACTGTTAACACTGTGATCATGCCATGGTGAGTCTAAACATATACAACTGTTACCACTGTGATCGTGCCATGGTGAGTCTAAACATATACAACTGTTACCACTGTGATCATGCCATGGTGAGTCTAAACATATACAACTGTTACCACTGTGATCGTGCCATGGTGAGTCTAAACATATACAACTGTTACCACTGTGATCGTGCCATGGTGAGTCTAAACATATACAACTGTTACCACTGTGATCGTGCCATGGTGAGTCTAAACATATACAACTGTTACCACTGTGATCATGCCATGGTGAGTCTAAACATATACAACTGTTACCACTGTGATCGTGCCATGGTGAGTCTAAACATATACAACTGTTACCACTGTGATCGTGCCATGGTGAGTCTAAACATTCACAACTGTTACCAGTGTGATCGTGCCATGGTGAGTCTAAACATATACAACTGTTACCACTGTGATTATGCCATGGTGAGTCTAAACATTCAGAAAGCTGCTGGTTCAGTGGAATGACGTGAACACTCACCTGATCCACACACCACGAACACGAACAGCGCCAGTAGCCACGGCCCCACCGGAGACTTCTCCTCATTCACCACCCGCTAcaacgcaacacacacacacacacacacacacacacacacacacacacacacacacacacacacacacacatctcatatTTCCTGTTTTCACTGATGGTCAGTTGCCCCTTGAGAAATTAAACAACAAACACGATACAGGAAATAGGCTATATGGTAAATGAAATGTGCAAAGAAGCATTTTGATAAAGGGCAACTAAAATGTAAAGATGCTGCAAAGGAGTCGAGTTGGGAATGGGGtcggggtgggtgagtgtgtgtgggggggtgtttcctttattttgtttttaaaaagtgtaataTGTAAACTGTATTTTCATTGCTGTaatttttgtatttgtattattacaataaaaattagtggtgggactttaacgcgttaatttcgaatAATTaagtacaggaaaattaacgcactaaaaatattaacgcattttaacgcatgagacacttttgcaccgtggaatgtttctccgtGCACGAGTTCttacgtatgaggttaagaagtacttagcgctaagaacattttgggaaactcacccctagtttttaaattaccttcattggaccattaagactggattaaactttcgcgagtgaatgtagcgcgcgactccgcatatacatgacgcgtcacattatttacagtgctgttcgctctctgtggtcgaagataaaggcttacaagaagcgctgcacattgcgtcaactgatgcaagttacgaactgccgtccagaaggacaatgtcgaagaaaatccagccgctgtaggaaagggaagtaaaacaggttattgtgaagagctctgactggggatcactggacctctgttagcaacaagaattatcttggtgtgacagctcatattatagatgatgaatctgatgaagatccagtcatttgctttgagcatgcagaagaccacttctaggcactatggagatccctgtggcagaggcctgggaaattaaagaaaaatataccatctaaaatggtattaaaaacatcttctgatttacttcaattcttccaatatcctgagcaaaacttccgaaattaaacaacatttttggtcagaatttccagtgttctgaactgttttctgtactcatctattggtctatgtagtagactggtggaaaaataaacaagatgttgaagtttatgattatgttcattgattcattcatcattcaaacttgaattaatatttctcatgttaaatactaaaatgcaattaaaatgcgattaatttcgattaattaattacaaagcttccgattaattcgattaatttttttgatcgcgtcccacccctaataaaaatataaaaaaaatttttaaaaagatgctgcaaAGAAAATTCCCTCACATTCCATGAGTTGAaccaaatatttttttattccaTGTTTGGAATAATTCAGGGTTACAAGCATTTGATACCACCGCAAATTCACGAAATTCATAGCCATGAATTCATGACCATGATGGTGGAGCTAGTTAGTAATATTTAATACATCAGCACATTTATCAACATAAAATATATTCCTATACACTGTGTAGAGCATTTgtcatttgaataactatgATATACTGTGTGACAAATTATGCACGTGtgaaaataaatacaatatattGTATTTCCAGTGCGTGACATGAATACTGCGTGTTACATGAGTACAGTGCGTTACATGAGTACAGCACGTTACAAGAATACAGCGTGTTACAAGAATACAGTGCGTTACATGAGTACAGTGCGTTACATGAGTACAGCGCGTTACATGAGTACAGCGTGTTACATGAGTACAGCGCGTTAAATTAATATAGCGCATTACGAGAATAAAGCGCATTACATGAACACAGCATGTTACAAGAATACAGCGTGTTACATGAATACAGTGCGTTACAAGAATACAGCGCGTTACAAGAATACAGCGCATTACATGAGTACAGCGCGTGACATGAATACGGCGCGTGACATGAACACAGCGCGTTACATGAACACAGCGCATTACATGAACACAGCGCGTTACATGAACACAGCACGTTACATGAACACAGCGCGTTACATGAACACAGCACGTGACATGAACACTagtcgattcatatatcaaaaatcgattctcatttactacgattcagaatcgattttaaatgtcccaaaatcgattctaagtcgtggtgaagtctcgcgttacgtaattacaaaattacacgagactttacgcagcatgttctgggacacactcatgcgcggaaaaggttcaaaacacatggaggaaagagatattcaacctgtccggtcttcatttaaggcaaaaaatatgggttcattttggtttttaccgaatgccggggaagaccgaactggacccaatgtagctcgtgtgtaaggcttgtgtaacgcggtgatcacgggagcgttaatatagagaagggtgagaaataatatagagaaggatggacccaagcaggcccgttgacagtcttgctggggcccgggacaagaaagtttcatgtgcccccccccgcacgtcatttgaattttctctgtagcagacaatccttctgttaggtcatatagtatataatatagccacacatcaaagctgtttctgacagctgactggtttatacttgacgcgtcgccagcggcgcgagggttcgcgcgaaaatgacgtaatcgcagtggctccgcccgtacggagggcctcgcgcgctgtcggttcgcgaggtcgtgcacctctcgaattttgtaacttcgcgccgcgcttcagcgccatgaacaaagtcatgtttgtagggttcatacacctttacaaggtggaattcaagcacgtgtacgtcactttaaaggtccatttcaatattttccagcacgttaaacttaattaagttaaatatttatacatatactcgaaatgattcgaaataattcgctttttatcacattatttaatggttgtttattttcaaaacgcccaatcttaacgtcttcacgagaactgttcagtcagacagctatttgttgtgaaacgaagtagttacaatttcaagcattttcaagtactttagcctaaattccagcacttttcaaacctggaacacaatgcaactttaaaattcgtcaggtaaatgtttttcctttcttttctgcgctccagatttctgtatttactttaactatccaccactgtatttcccgctgttgggccagtaccagccggctacggtcggtgctcgatcaaaccattttccagtgggaggcgggggtgtatgcacttaatggaaaatatgcagataagtaaaaaacatatatatttgagccattgagcttattatgagtacataattttatattaatgaaagatttcaagattatttaaaaattatagactttaaataaaaattaaattgctgggctctttgatgggcccccctggccctagggcccgggacaacagacccggttgtccccccctgtcgacggggctggacccaagtgccagctcgcaagagcaagacgtttgacactcgtcacatgtattagcgagagggaaacgcgcacagcgacccagaacgaacaaacaaaacaacacggaagactcaacgcgcacgagaatagaaagcaaaaccgtgagggcacggaggaaacaaaaaaaccaatgcggaaaatacaacgcgtgaaaaataacactcaaccgtagtgagacgggaggaagaaacaaaacaacaacagtaactaaaaaacagcgcggataaatgcaacgcgaaaacgaaaccaaggacaccagcagaaatAACTGGCAAAAagcgctgcagcaaaataaaacccttcccaaaaataaaggcaaaacggataggaagacatacaggattgggaaaacttgagatgggtcaggaagcgatgcataagatactcgaataagtaaagagaaagcataacagagagaggtggcgagacaccattaatcgataagcaatcacagagaaagcagagactggctgagaacgtacggttatgtcggtttagtctgggactgactctggtgcccctagcgacggctgggggaactgcatccgagccagccctgacagctcgcaaaatgaagctcaagaattttggtaacaacaaaaaccattttattttaccaaagcacttaatttttgttaattaaatgtgaaagacacttaattttctgtatttgtcattctgtcttgcaaagcagactgtagtagatcatgcagattttatagactgaagcagacatttttataaatcaaatcgttttttgaatcaaaaatcgttttgaatcgaaaatcgatttttgaattgaattgtggcccccaaaatcggaatcaaATCgagagatagtaaacgattcccacccctaatgaACACAGCTCGTTACATGAACACAGCGCGTGACATGAACACAGCTCGTTACATGAACACAGCGCGTGACATGAACACAGCTCCTTACATGAACACAGCGCGTGACATGAACACAGCGCGTGACATGAACACAGAGCGTGACGAACAAAGCGCGTTACATGAACACAGCTCGTGACATGAACAAAGCGTGTGACATGAACACAGCTCGTGACATGAACACAGCGCGTTACATGAACACAGCTCGTGACATGAACACAGCGcgttacatgaacacagtgcaTTACATGAACACAGCACGTGACATGAACACAGCTCGTTACATGAACACAGCGCGTGACATGAACACAGCTCGTTACATGAACACAGCGCGTTACATGAACACAGCTCCTTACATGAACACAGCGCGTGACATGAACACAGAGCGTGACGAACAAAGCGCGTTGCATAAACACAGCTCGTGACATGAACAAAGTGTGTTACATGAACACAGCGCGTGACATGAATACAGCGCGTGACATGAACACATCGCGAGACATGAATACAGCTCGTGACATGAACACAGCTCGTGACATGAATAAAGCGCGTTACATGAACACAGCTCGTGACATGAACACAGCGCGTTACATGAACACAGCTCGTGACATGAACACAGCGCGTTACATGAACACAGCGCGTTACATGAACACAGCGCGTGACATGAACACAGCGCGTGACATGAACACAGCTCGTTACATGAACACAGCGTTACATGAACACAGCTCCTTACATGAACACAGCGCGTGACATGAACACATCGCGTGACATGAACACAGCTCGTGACATGAACAAAGCGCGTTACATGAACACAGCTCGTGACATGAACACAGCTCGTGACATGAACACAGCGCGTGACATAAACACAGCGCGTGACATAAACACAGCGCGTGACATAAACACAGCGCGTGACATGAGTACAGCGCTTGACATAAACACAGCGCGTGACATGAGTACAGCGCTTGACATAAACACAGCGCGTGACATGAGTACAGCGCTTGACATAAACACAGCGCGTGACATGAGTACAGCGCTTGACATAAACACAGCGCGTTACATGAATACAGCGCTATAACTGACACCGTGACCCGAGCACGAGCCGGTGTGCTAACGCGAGCGCGCGCCCGTTACCGTGGCTCTCTGGACGTGCCCGCGTTGCGTGATGGTCTTGCTGTGTTTTTCATTCGCTACTTTCATCCGCTGGACTGCCGACATGGTGACGACTGTCAACAGTAAAATAACCTCCAGTCCCGCACAATTAAGTcaaacaaaacacaccagcTGAGTAGATCATAGATCGGAAAACAAAATCATCGATAGAATCAATAATATTATCGCAGCAACGGTCGCTCACTGCTCGAGATCACCACGTGATCACACACGCTCCTAGCCCCATCACGTGATCCTGCAGTCTCAGCCCCCATCATGTGATCACACGGTCCAAGTCTCCATCACGTGACTGCCTCCGCTCGTGCAGTGCTGCGGCGCACGCTCCCTCCACTGCGGTCAAGCCAGCCCTCACTTAAAAAATCTTGGTCAAGCCAGCCCCCGAAAAAATTGCGAAGTTGCGCGTATACCATAGATTACGGTAATGGGTGATGCTGCCTGTGATTCCACATTTAATTCCACAAGTAAATCGTTTAATTCAGAACTAATAAATCATGACTCAAACTGTATTTAATGTCTATGAAAATGAAAACCTTGAAAGTAAatttaaattattacatttgttacttttacaccgttttatatttacagtgtcattaaaaaaaatcctcctgattgcactgaataatttcactacagaatggtagaacaccacctacagatgtcactcagtcaagatcaagaagatctgatgtggcatttcaaagtaaaggtcctcaaattaccatatttgataaactttattctatgtttacagtgtcataaaaaaaatcctcctgattgcactcaataatttcactacagaatggtagaacaccacctacagatgtcaatcatgtaagatcaagaagatctgatgtggcatttcaaagtaaaggtccctcaaatttccatatttgatcaattttattctatgtttacagtgtcattaaaaaaaatcctcctgattgcactcaataatttcactacagtatggtagaacaccacctatagatgtcactcatgtaagatcaagaagatctgatgtggcatttcaaagtaaaggtccctcaaatttccatatttgatcaattttattctatgtttacagtgtcattaaaaaaaatcctcctgattgcactcaataatttcactacagtatggtagaacaccacctatagatgtcactcagtcaagatcaagaagatctgatgtggcatttcaaagtaaaggtccctcaaattaccatatttgataaactttattctatgtttacagtgtcataaataaaaatcctcctgattgcacaggataatttcactacagaatggtagaacaccacctacagatgtctgtccgtcaagatcaagaagatctgatgtggcatttcaaagtaaaggtccctcaaattaccatatttgattaactttattctatgtttacagtgtcataaataaaaatcctcctgattgcacaggataatttcactacagaatggtagaacaccacctacagatgtcactcatgtaagatcaagaagatctgatgtggcatttcaaagtaaaggtccctcaaatttccatatttgatcaattttattctatgtttacagtgtcattaaaaaaaatcctcctgattgcactcaataatttcactacagtatggtagaacaccacctatagatgtcactcagtcaagatcaagaagatctgatgtggcatttcaaagtaaaggtccctcaaatttccatatttgatcttttttttctatgtttacagggtcattaaataaaatcctcctgattgcactcaataatttcactacagtatggtagaacaccacctagagatgtcactcagtcaagatcaagaagatctgatgtggcatttcaaagtaaaggtccctcaaattaccatatttgataaactttattctatgtttacagtgtcataaataaaaatcctcctgattgcacaggataatttcactacagaatggtagaacaccacctacagatgtctgtctgtcaagatcaagaagatctgatgtggcatttcaaagtaaaggtccctcaaattaccatatttgattaactttattctatgtttacagtgtcaaataaaaatcctcctgattgcacaggataatttcactacagaatggtagaacaccacctacagatgtcactcatgtaagatcaagaagatctgatgtggcatttcaaagtaaaggtccctcaaatttccatatttgatcaattttattctatgtttacagtgtcataaaaaaaatcctcctgattgcactgaataatttaattacaaaatggtagaacaccacctaaaggtgtcactcagctaagatcaagaagatctgatgtggcatttcaaagtaaaggtccctcaaataaccagatttgatcattttttttctgtttacagggtcattaataaaaatcctcctgattgcactcaa
The nucleotide sequence above comes from Brachyhypopomus gauderio isolate BG-103 unplaced genomic scaffold, BGAUD_0.2 sc148, whole genome shotgun sequence. Encoded proteins:
- the LOC143500418 gene encoding stress-associated endoplasmic reticulum protein 1-like, translating into MSAVQRMKVANEKHSKTITQRGHVQRATRVVNEEKSPVGPWLLALFVFVVCGSAIFQIIQSIRQGM